In one Mesorhizobium australicum genomic region, the following are encoded:
- a CDS encoding NuoB/complex I 20 kDa subunit family protein, which produces MGLNDSTGTLVAPKPKGILDPATGKPIGHDDRFFTEINDELADKGFLVTSSEALITWARTGSLMFMTFGLACCAVEMIHTSMPRYDSERFGVAPRASPRQSDIMIVAGTLTNKMAPALRKVYDQMPEPRYVISMGSCANGGGYYHYSYSVVRGCDRVVPVDIYIPGCPPTAEALLYGILLLQKKIRRTGTIER; this is translated from the coding sequence ATGGGATTGAACGATTCGACCGGAACGCTCGTCGCGCCGAAGCCGAAAGGGATCCTTGATCCGGCCACCGGCAAGCCCATAGGCCATGACGATCGCTTCTTCACCGAGATCAACGACGAGCTGGCCGACAAGGGTTTCCTCGTCACCTCGTCCGAGGCGCTGATCACCTGGGCCCGCACCGGCTCGCTGATGTTCATGACCTTCGGTCTGGCCTGCTGCGCGGTGGAGATGATCCACACCTCCATGCCGCGCTACGACAGCGAGCGCTTCGGCGTGGCGCCGCGCGCGTCTCCGCGCCAGTCCGACATCATGATCGTGGCGGGCACGCTGACCAACAAGATGGCGCCGGCGCTGCGCAAGGTCTACGACCAGATGCCGGAACCGCGCTACGTCATCTCGATGGGCTCCTGCGCCAACGGCGGCGGCTACTATCATTATTCCTATTCGGTGGTGCGCGGCTGCGATCGCGTGGTGCCGGTAGACATCTACATTCCGGGCTGCCCGCCGACCGCGGAGGCGTTGCTCTACGGCATCCTTCTCCTGCAGAAGAAGATCCGCCGCACGGGCACGATCGAAAGATGA
- a CDS encoding NADH-quinone oxidoreductase subunit C, whose translation MSEALNDLAAYLKEKLGDDIEKAVVAYGELTVTVAPDDLIDVLNFLKRDVQCQFISIIDVCGADYPSRQRRFDVVYHLLSPRQNQRIRVKVEADEETLVPSATAVYPGADWYERETYDLYGVLFTGHPDLRRLLTDYGFEGHPLRKDFPLTGFVEVRYDDEVKRVVYEPVELKQEFRNFDFLSPWEGTDYVLPGDEKAKQ comes from the coding sequence ATGAGCGAAGCGCTGAACGACCTCGCGGCCTATCTGAAGGAAAAGCTCGGCGACGACATCGAAAAGGCTGTCGTGGCGTATGGCGAGCTGACGGTCACCGTCGCGCCCGACGACCTTATCGATGTGCTCAATTTCCTTAAGCGCGATGTGCAGTGCCAGTTCATCTCAATCATCGACGTCTGCGGCGCCGACTATCCCTCGCGCCAGCGTCGTTTCGATGTCGTCTACCATCTGCTGTCGCCGCGCCAGAACCAGCGCATCCGCGTCAAGGTCGAGGCCGACGAGGAGACGCTGGTGCCATCCGCCACCGCCGTCTACCCCGGCGCCGACTGGTACGAGCGCGAGACCTACGATCTCTATGGCGTCCTGTTCACCGGCCATCCGGACCTGCGCCGTCTGCTCACCGACTACGGTTTCGAGGGACACCCGCTGCGCAAGGATTTCCCGCTCACCGGCTTCGTCGAGGTCCGCTACGACGATGAGGTGAAGCGCGTCGTCTACGAGCCGGTCGAACTCAAGCAGGAATTCCGCAACTTCGACTTCCTGTCGCCGTGGGAAGGGACCGACTATGTCCTGCCCGGCGACGAAAAAGCGAAGCAGTGA
- a CDS encoding four helix bundle protein encodes MDEQRDQIRDYRDLIVWKEAMDIAELVYSFTRSFPREEAFAMTSQMRRAAISIPSNIAEGFGRAQRKSFVQFLRISQGSLKELETQASLAMRVGLLSAEQEKDFLTHTQRLGKRLVQFVRSLERAP; translated from the coding sequence ATGGACGAACAACGCGATCAGATTCGGGACTACCGCGATCTGATCGTTTGGAAAGAGGCGATGGATATCGCCGAATTGGTCTATTCGTTCACGCGGAGCTTTCCGCGGGAAGAGGCATTCGCCATGACGTCTCAAATGCGCCGGGCGGCAATCTCCATTCCGTCCAACATTGCGGAAGGCTTTGGTCGAGCGCAGCGGAAGAGCTTCGTGCAGTTTCTGAGGATATCTCAGGGATCGTTGAAGGAACTGGAGACGCAGGCGTCGCTGGCTATGCGCGTGGGCTTGCTTTCGGCGGAGCAGGAAAAGGATTTTCTGACTCATACTCAGCGGCTCGGAAAGCGGCTCGTCCAGTTCGTTCGGTCTCTGGAACGCGCTCCGTGA
- a CDS encoding NADH-quinone oxidoreductase subunit D, translating to MAETNVRNFNINFGPQHPAAHGVLRLVLELDGEVVDRVDPHIGLLHRGTEKLIEAKTYLQAVPYLDRLDYCAPMNQEHAFALATERLLGIEVPKRGQIIRVLYSEIGRIMSHILNVTTQAMDVGALTPPLWGFVEREKLMVFYERASGSRMHAAYFRPGGVHQDLPEKLVEDIGKWIDPFLKSIDELDALLTPNRIFKQRNADIGIVSLEDAWAWGFSGVMVRGSGAAWDLRKSQPYECYAEMDFDIPIGKNGDCYDRYLIRMEEMRQSAKIMRQCVDLLLGKEKVGPVSNTDGKIVPPKRQAMKRSMEALIHHFKLYTEGYRVPAGEVYAAVEAPKGEFGVYLVSDGTNKPYRCKLRAPGFAHLQAMDFLCRGHLLADVTAVLGSLDIVFGEVDR from the coding sequence ATGGCTGAGACAAACGTCCGCAACTTCAACATCAACTTCGGTCCGCAGCATCCGGCCGCGCACGGCGTGCTGCGCCTCGTGCTCGAGCTCGACGGCGAGGTGGTCGACCGCGTCGATCCGCATATCGGCCTCCTGCACCGCGGCACCGAGAAGCTGATCGAGGCGAAGACGTATCTACAGGCTGTGCCCTATCTCGACCGGCTCGACTACTGCGCGCCGATGAACCAGGAGCACGCCTTCGCGCTCGCCACAGAGCGCCTGCTCGGCATCGAGGTGCCGAAGCGCGGCCAGATCATCCGCGTTCTCTATTCCGAGATCGGCCGGATCATGTCGCACATCCTCAATGTGACGACTCAGGCCATGGACGTCGGCGCGCTGACCCCGCCGCTGTGGGGCTTCGTCGAGCGCGAGAAGCTGATGGTGTTCTACGAGCGCGCCTCCGGCTCGCGCATGCACGCGGCCTATTTCCGGCCGGGCGGCGTGCATCAGGACCTGCCCGAGAAGCTGGTCGAGGACATTGGCAAGTGGATCGATCCGTTTCTGAAATCGATTGACGAACTCGATGCGCTGCTCACGCCCAACCGCATCTTCAAGCAGCGCAATGCCGACATCGGCATCGTGTCGCTGGAAGACGCCTGGGCTTGGGGCTTTTCCGGCGTCATGGTGCGCGGTTCGGGTGCCGCTTGGGACCTGCGCAAGTCGCAGCCCTACGAGTGCTATGCCGAGATGGATTTCGACATCCCGATCGGCAAGAACGGCGACTGCTACGACCGCTATCTCATCCGCATGGAGGAAATGCGCCAGTCGGCCAAGATCATGCGCCAGTGTGTCGACCTGCTGCTCGGCAAGGAAAAGGTCGGGCCGGTGTCGAACACCGACGGCAAGATCGTGCCGCCGAAGCGCCAGGCGATGAAACGCTCGATGGAAGCGCTGATCCACCACTTCAAGCTCTACACAGAAGGCTACCGGGTGCCCGCCGGCGAGGTCTATGCCGCCGTCGAAGCGCCGAAGGGCGAGTTCGGCGTCTATCTCGTCTCCGACGGTACGAACAAGCCATACCGCTGCAAGTTGCGCGCACCGGGTTTCGCGCATCTGCAGGCGATGGATTTCCTCTGCCGCGGTCACCTGCTCGCCGACGTTACGGCGGTGCTGGGGTCGCTCGATATCGTGTTTGGTGAGGTCGATCGCTGA
- a CDS encoding NADH-quinone oxidoreductase subunit E, giving the protein MSVRRLAEPALQPAAFAFSKAKAAEVKTWIAKYPEGREQSAVIPLLMLAQEQEGWVTRAAIEHIADKLGMPYIRVLEVATFYTQFQLKPVGTRAHVQVCGTTPCMLRGSEELMDVCRSKIHHEQFHTNADGTLSWEEVECLGACVNAPMVMIFKDTYEDLTPERLAEIIDAFEAGKGDTVKPGPQIDRFYSAPQGGFTTLKDEKAVLKSTRDREAKAAAAAAPAAETVAPSNAAKPKTDAPETNPAIKSPSKVKVAPAAEQTKSVAPAVSAKAANLAEPAVEKTVKQRNGKTAKAEPVSAYKAPEASAKSSAKPSLTDKNRPAGIEKPSALDDLKLISGVGPKIEGILHSLGIYTFAQVASWKKAEREWVDGYLNFKGRIERDDWVKQAKALAKGGVAEYIRVFGKKPV; this is encoded by the coding sequence ATGTCCGTCCGCCGTCTCGCCGAGCCAGCTCTCCAGCCAGCCGCGTTCGCCTTCTCCAAGGCGAAGGCCGCGGAAGTAAAGACCTGGATCGCAAAATACCCCGAGGGCCGTGAACAGTCGGCCGTCATCCCGCTGTTGATGCTTGCTCAGGAGCAGGAAGGTTGGGTCACGCGGGCCGCGATCGAGCACATCGCCGACAAGCTGGGCATGCCCTACATCCGCGTGCTCGAGGTCGCGACGTTCTACACCCAGTTCCAGCTGAAGCCGGTGGGCACGCGGGCGCATGTGCAGGTCTGCGGCACGACGCCCTGCATGCTGCGCGGCTCCGAAGAGCTGATGGACGTCTGCCGTTCCAAGATCCATCACGAGCAGTTCCACACCAATGCCGACGGCACGCTGTCGTGGGAAGAGGTGGAATGCCTCGGCGCCTGCGTGAACGCGCCGATGGTGATGATCTTCAAGGATACCTACGAGGACCTGACGCCGGAACGGCTGGCGGAGATCATCGATGCCTTCGAGGCCGGCAAGGGCGACACCGTGAAGCCCGGTCCGCAGATCGACCGCTTCTATTCGGCGCCGCAGGGTGGTTTCACCACGCTGAAGGACGAGAAAGCCGTTTTGAAGTCGACGCGCGACCGCGAGGCGAAGGCGGCTGCGGCAGCCGCACCTGCCGCCGAGACCGTCGCGCCGTCGAATGCGGCCAAGCCGAAGACGGACGCGCCCGAAACCAACCCGGCAATCAAGTCGCCGTCGAAGGTGAAGGTGGCTCCGGCCGCCGAACAGACCAAGAGCGTCGCGCCGGCGGTTTCCGCCAAGGCCGCGAACCTTGCCGAGCCGGCGGTCGAGAAGACCGTCAAGCAGCGCAACGGCAAGACCGCGAAGGCCGAGCCCGTTTCCGCCTACAAGGCGCCCGAGGCGTCCGCCAAATCGTCGGCGAAGCCCTCGCTGACCGACAAGAACCGGCCGGCCGGCATCGAAAAGCCGTCTGCGCTCGACGACCTCAAGCTGATTTCGGGCGTCGGGCCCAAGATCGAGGGTATCCTGCATTCGCTCGGCATCTACACCTTCGCGCAGGTCGCCTCGTGGAAGAAGGCCGAGCGCGAATGGGTCGACGGCTACCTGAACTTCAAGGGGCGGATCGAGCGCGACGATTGGGTCAAGCAGGCCAAGGCGCTCGCCAAGGGCGGTGTCGCCGAATACATCCGCGTCTTCGGCAAGAAGCCGGTCTGA
- the nuoF gene encoding NADH-quinone oxidoreductase subunit NuoF has translation MLQDKDRIFTNIYGRFDKSLKGAMSRGAWDGTKGIIDKGRDWIINEMKASGLRGRGGAGFPTGLKWSFMPKVSDGRPSYLVVNADESEPGTCKDREILRNDPHTLVEGCLIAGFAMGAIAAYIYVRGEFIREREALQRAIDEAYEAGLIGKGNKNGYDFDVYVHHGAGAYICGEETALLESLEGKKGQPRLKPPFPANMGLYGCPTTVNNVESIAVAPTILRRGAAWFSSIGRPNNVGTKLFMLVGHVNTPCTVEEEMGISFRELVEKHGGGIRGGWDNLLAVIPGGASCPVIRGEDMGDAIMDFDGMREKKSSFGTAAVIIMDKSTDIVKAIARLSYFFKHESCGQCTPCREGTGWMWRVMERLVVGQAQKREIDMLLDVTKQVEGHTICALGDAAAWPIQGLIRNFRPEIERRIDEFSRNAHQTQPLMAAE, from the coding sequence ATGCTTCAGGACAAGGACCGCATTTTCACCAACATCTACGGCCGCTTCGACAAGTCGCTGAAGGGAGCGATGTCGCGCGGAGCCTGGGACGGCACGAAGGGCATCATCGACAAGGGCCGCGACTGGATCATCAACGAGATGAAGGCGTCCGGCCTGCGCGGTCGCGGCGGCGCGGGCTTCCCGACCGGTCTCAAATGGTCGTTCATGCCGAAGGTGAGCGACGGCCGTCCGTCTTATCTGGTCGTCAACGCCGACGAATCCGAGCCGGGCACCTGCAAGGACCGCGAGATCCTGCGCAACGACCCGCACACGCTGGTTGAAGGCTGCCTGATCGCCGGCTTCGCCATGGGCGCGATCGCGGCCTACATCTACGTCCGCGGCGAGTTCATTCGCGAGCGCGAAGCGCTGCAGCGAGCGATCGACGAGGCCTACGAGGCCGGGCTGATCGGCAAGGGCAACAAGAACGGCTACGATTTCGACGTCTACGTCCACCATGGCGCCGGCGCCTATATCTGCGGCGAGGAGACGGCGCTGCTCGAGAGCCTCGAAGGCAAGAAGGGCCAGCCGCGCCTGAAGCCGCCGTTCCCGGCCAATATGGGCCTCTACGGCTGCCCGACGACGGTGAACAATGTCGAGTCGATCGCGGTCGCGCCGACCATCCTGCGCCGCGGCGCGGCCTGGTTCTCCTCGATCGGTCGTCCGAACAATGTCGGGACAAAGCTGTTCATGCTCGTCGGCCACGTCAACACGCCGTGCACCGTCGAGGAAGAAATGGGCATTTCCTTCCGGGAGCTGGTGGAAAAGCACGGCGGCGGCATCCGCGGCGGCTGGGACAACCTACTGGCGGTCATTCCCGGCGGCGCGTCCTGCCCGGTTATCCGTGGCGAAGACATGGGCGACGCGATCATGGACTTCGATGGCATGCGCGAGAAGAAGTCGTCGTTCGGGACGGCGGCTGTCATCATCATGGACAAGTCGACCGACATCGTTAAGGCGATCGCTCGGCTCTCCTACTTCTTCAAGCACGAGAGCTGCGGCCAGTGCACGCCGTGCCGCGAGGGCACCGGCTGGATGTGGCGCGTGATGGAGCGTCTCGTCGTTGGCCAGGCGCAGAAGCGCGAGATCGACATGCTGCTCGACGTGACCAAGCAGGTGGAAGGGCACACGATCTGCGCACTGGGCGACGCCGCGGCCTGGCCGATCCAGGGCCTGATCCGCAATTTCCGTCCGGAAATCGAGCGGCGCATCGACGAATTCTCGCGCAACGCGCATCAGACGCAGCCGCTGATGGCGGCCGAATAG
- a CDS encoding pentapeptide repeat-containing protein, with translation MRLAAGRDRLDAVDFDMTGSVFDDVNLTGARFHNVKLQDVTIEESCVAGLRINGILVTELLETYEAAKAAGGK, from the coding sequence ATGAGGCTTGCCGCCGGACGTGACCGCCTCGACGCGGTCGATTTCGACATGACGGGGTCGGTCTTCGACGATGTGAACCTGACGGGCGCGCGGTTTCACAACGTCAAGCTGCAGGACGTCACGATCGAGGAATCCTGCGTCGCGGGGCTTCGGATCAACGGCATCCTCGTGACCGAACTCCTCGAAACATACGAAGCGGCGAAGGCTGCCGGGGGCAAGTGA